In Salmonella enterica subsp. enterica serovar Typhimurium str. LT2, a single window of DNA contains:
- the rcsC gene encoding sensory histidine kinase in two-component regulatory system with RcsB (regulates colanic capsule biosynthesis; similar to E. coli sensor for ctr capsule biosynthesis, probable histidine kinase acting on RcsB (AAC75278.1); Blastp hit to AAC75278.1 (933 aa), 89% identity in aa 1 - 931), whose product MKYLASFRTTLKVSRYLFRALALLIWLLIAFVSVFYIVNALHQRESEIRQEFNLSSDQAQRFIQRTSDVMKELKYIAENRLTAENGVMSSRARDDKMVVPDFEPLFADSDCAAMGSAWRGSLESLAWFMRYWRDNFSAAYDLNRVFLIGSDNLCMANFGLREMPVERDDALKALHERIMKYRNAPQEESGNNLFWISQGARQGVGYFYALTPVYLANRLQALLGVEQSIRMENFFTPGSLPMGVTIIDENGHSLISLTGPDGIIKAEPRWMQERSWFGYTPGFRELVLKKSLPPSSLSIVYSVPVDLVLERIRILILNAILLNVLVGAGLFTLARMYERRIFIPAESDAQRLEEHEQFNRKIVASAPVGICILRTIDGVNILSNELAHTYLNMLTHEDRQRLTQIICGQQVNFVDVLTSNNTNLQISFVHSRYRNENVAICVLVDVSTRVKMEESLQEMAQAAEQASQSKSMFLATVSHELRTPLYGIIGNLDLLQTKELPKGVERLVTAMNNSSSLLLKIISDILDFSKIESEQLKIEPREFSPREVMNHITANYLPLVVRKQLGLYCFIEPDVPVSLNGDPMRLQQVISNLLSNAIKFTDIGCIVLHVRCDGDYLSIRVRDTGVGIPAKEVVRLFDPFFQVGTGVQRNFQGTGLGLAICEKLISMMDGDISVDSEPGMGSQFTLRIPLYGAQYPVKKSVEGLAGTCCWLAVRNTSLCQFIETSLARSGVHTQRYEGQEPAADDILIVDDALEHTWQGRAAVVFCRRHIGIPLERAPGEWVHSVASVHELPALLARIYSIELDSEALSSALPTTDKTADSNDDMMILVVDDHPINRRLLADQLGSLGYQCKTANDGVDALNVLSKNAIDIVLSDVNMPNMDGYRLTQRIRQLGLTLPVVGVTANALAEEKQRCLESGMDSCLSKPVTLDVLKQTLAVYAERVRKTRA is encoded by the coding sequence TTGAAATACCTTGCTTCCTTTCGAACTACGCTGAAAGTCTCGCGCTACTTATTCAGAGCGTTAGCGTTACTCATTTGGCTCTTAATCGCCTTTGTTTCGGTGTTTTACATCGTCAATGCCCTGCACCAGCGGGAGTCTGAAATTCGTCAGGAGTTCAACCTTAGCTCCGATCAGGCGCAGCGTTTTATCCAGCGCACGTCGGATGTGATGAAAGAGCTCAAATATATCGCCGAGAACCGTTTAACGGCGGAAAACGGCGTCATGTCGTCGCGTGCGCGTGATGACAAAATGGTGGTGCCGGACTTTGAACCGCTATTTGCCGACTCAGACTGTGCGGCGATGGGCTCCGCCTGGCGCGGATCGCTGGAGTCGCTGGCCTGGTTTATGCGTTACTGGCGCGACAACTTTTCAGCGGCGTATGATCTTAACCGCGTTTTCCTGATTGGCAGCGATAACCTCTGTATGGCGAATTTCGGCCTGCGTGAAATGCCCGTGGAGCGCGATGATGCGTTAAAAGCGTTACATGAGCGGATTATGAAATACCGCAACGCGCCGCAGGAAGAAAGTGGGAATAACCTTTTCTGGATAAGCCAGGGCGCGCGTCAGGGCGTGGGCTACTTTTATGCGCTGACGCCGGTGTATCTGGCCAACCGTCTGCAGGCGCTGCTGGGCGTCGAGCAGTCCATCCGTATGGAAAATTTTTTCACGCCCGGCAGTTTGCCGATGGGCGTCACTATTATTGATGAGAACGGCCATTCGCTGATTTCGTTGACCGGTCCTGACGGCATTATTAAAGCGGAGCCGCGCTGGATGCAGGAGCGTTCCTGGTTTGGTTATACGCCAGGTTTTCGCGAACTGGTACTCAAAAAAAGCCTGCCGCCATCCTCGCTCAGTATTGTCTATTCTGTGCCTGTAGATTTAGTCCTGGAGCGTATTCGTATTCTTATCCTGAACGCTATCCTGCTGAACGTGCTGGTGGGCGCAGGGCTGTTTACGCTTGCGCGGATGTATGAGCGGCGAATTTTTATTCCGGCGGAGAGCGATGCTCAGCGTCTGGAAGAGCATGAACAGTTCAACCGTAAAATCGTCGCCTCCGCGCCGGTGGGGATCTGTATTCTGCGCACTATTGATGGTGTCAATATTCTGAGTAACGAACTGGCGCACACCTACCTGAACATGCTCACGCATGAAGACAGACAGCGCCTGACGCAAATTATTTGCGGCCAGCAGGTCAACTTTGTTGATGTATTGACCAGCAATAATACCAATTTGCAAATTAGCTTCGTCCATTCCCGCTATCGCAATGAAAACGTCGCGATTTGCGTGTTGGTAGATGTGAGTACGCGCGTCAAAATGGAAGAGTCGCTGCAAGAGATGGCGCAGGCGGCGGAGCAGGCAAGCCAGTCTAAATCCATGTTCCTTGCGACGGTCAGCCATGAATTGCGCACACCGCTGTACGGTATCATCGGCAATCTCGATCTGCTGCAAACCAAAGAGCTGCCAAAAGGCGTGGAACGTCTGGTCACGGCGATGAATAACTCCTCCAGTCTGTTGCTGAAAATTATCAGCGACATTCTCGACTTCTCGAAAATTGAGTCGGAACAGCTAAAGATTGAGCCGCGCGAATTTTCACCGCGAGAGGTGATGAACCATATCACCGCCAATTATCTGCCGTTGGTGGTGCGTAAGCAGCTCGGTCTGTATTGTTTTATTGAGCCTGACGTGCCGGTATCGCTGAACGGCGACCCGATGCGTTTACAGCAGGTTATTTCAAACCTGTTGAGCAACGCCATTAAGTTTACCGATATTGGCTGCATCGTGCTGCATGTGCGCTGTGATGGGGATTATCTCAGCATTCGCGTGCGGGATACCGGCGTCGGTATTCCGGCAAAAGAGGTGGTTCGCCTGTTCGATCCCTTCTTCCAGGTGGGAACCGGCGTACAGCGTAACTTTCAGGGGACCGGTCTGGGGCTGGCGATTTGCGAAAAATTGATCAGCATGATGGACGGCGATATTTCCGTCGATTCGGAGCCTGGCATGGGAAGCCAGTTTACGCTGCGCATCCCGCTTTATGGCGCGCAATACCCTGTGAAAAAGAGCGTGGAAGGACTCGCCGGAACCTGCTGTTGGCTGGCGGTGCGCAATACTTCTTTGTGCCAGTTTATTGAGACCAGTCTGGCGCGTAGCGGCGTTCATACGCAGCGTTATGAAGGGCAAGAACCCGCCGCGGACGATATTTTGATTGTCGATGACGCGCTGGAGCATACCTGGCAGGGGAGGGCGGCGGTCGTCTTTTGCCGCCGTCATATCGGGATTCCGTTGGAAAGAGCGCCGGGCGAGTGGGTGCATAGTGTGGCGTCGGTGCATGAGTTGCCCGCGCTGTTGGCGCGTATCTATAGTATTGAGCTGGATAGTGAAGCGCTTTCCAGCGCATTGCCGACGACGGATAAAACTGCAGATTCAAATGACGACATGATGATTCTGGTCGTTGACGATCATCCGATCAATCGCCGCTTGCTGGCCGATCAATTGGGATCGCTGGGGTATCAGTGTAAGACAGCCAATGATGGCGTAGACGCTCTGAATGTGCTGAGTAAAAATGCTATCGATATTGTTCTGAGCGATGTGAACATGCCGAACATGGACGGCTATCGCCTGACGCAGCGTATCCGTCAGCTTGGGCTGACGCTGCCTGTCGTCGGCGTGACGGCGAACGCGCTGGCGGAAGAGAAACAACGTTGCCTGGAGTCCGGTATGGACAGCTGTTTGTCGAAGCCTGTGACGCTGGATGTGTTGAAACAGACGCTGGCGGTGTATGCCGAGCGGGTACGTAAAACGCGGGCATAA
- the ompC gene encoding outer membrane protein 1b (ib;c) (porin; outer membrane protein C precursor (porin OMPC). (SW:OMPC_SALTY)) has product MKVKVLSLLVPALLVAGAANAAEIYNKDGNKLDLFGKVDGLHYFSDDKGSDGDQTYMRIGFKGETQVNDQLTGYGQWEYQIQGNQTEGSNDSWTRVAFAGLKFADAGSFDYGRNYGVTYDVTSWTDVLPEFGGDTYGADNFMQQRGNGYATYRNTDFFGLVDGLDFALQYQGKNGSVSGENTNGRSLLNQNGDGYGGSLTYAIGEGFSVGGAITTSKRTADQNNTANARLYGNGDRATVYTGGLKYDANNIYLAAQYSQTYNATRFGTSNGSNPSTSYGFANKAQNFEVVAQYQFDFGLRPSVAYLQSKGKDISNGYGASYGDQDIVKYVDVGATYYFNKNMSTYVDYKINLLDKNDFTRDAGINTDDIVALGLVYQF; this is encoded by the coding sequence ATGAAAGTTAAAGTACTGTCCCTCCTGGTACCAGCTCTGCTGGTGGCGGGCGCAGCGAATGCGGCTGAAATTTATAATAAAGACGGCAACAAATTAGACCTGTTTGGTAAAGTTGATGGCCTGCACTACTTCTCTGACGACAAAGGCAGCGATGGCGACCAGACCTACATGCGTATCGGCTTCAAAGGCGAAACGCAGGTTAACGATCAGCTGACCGGTTATGGCCAGTGGGAATATCAGATTCAGGGCAACCAGACTGAAGGCAGCAACGACTCCTGGACGCGTGTGGCGTTTGCGGGTCTGAAATTCGCTGATGCAGGTTCCTTCGATTATGGTCGTAACTACGGCGTAACCTATGACGTGACCTCCTGGACCGACGTTCTGCCGGAGTTCGGCGGCGACACCTACGGCGCTGACAACTTTATGCAGCAGCGTGGTAACGGCTATGCTACCTACCGTAACACCGACTTCTTCGGCCTGGTGGATGGTCTGGACTTCGCGTTACAGTATCAGGGCAAAAACGGCAGCGTGAGCGGTGAAAACACCAACGGTCGCAGCCTGCTGAACCAGAACGGCGACGGTTACGGCGGATCGCTGACTTATGCAATCGGCGAAGGCTTCTCTGTCGGTGGCGCTATCACCACGTCTAAACGTACTGCCGATCAGAACAACACCGCTAACGCTCGCCTGTATGGTAACGGCGATCGCGCCACGGTTTACACCGGCGGCCTGAAATACGATGCGAACAACATCTATCTGGCAGCGCAGTATTCTCAGACCTATAACGCAACCCGTTTTGGTACCTCTAACGGTAGCAACCCGTCCACCTCTTACGGTTTTGCCAACAAAGCGCAGAACTTTGAAGTGGTTGCTCAGTACCAGTTCGACTTTGGTCTGCGTCCGTCTGTGGCTTACCTGCAGTCTAAAGGTAAGGACATCAGCAACGGTTACGGCGCCAGCTATGGCGACCAGGACATCGTAAAATACGTTGATGTCGGCGCGACTTACTACTTCAACAAAAACATGTCCACCTATGTTGATTACAAAATCAACCTGCTGGATAAAAACGACTTTACCCGCGATGCGGGCATCAACACCGACGACATCGTAGCGCTGGGTCTGGTTTACCAGTTCTAA
- the yojN gene encoding putative sensor/kinase in regulatory system (similar to E. coli putative 2-component sensor protein (AAC75276.1); Blastp hit to AAC75276.1 (890 aa), 85% identity in aa 1 - 890): protein MSQSDTTVSTRFSLLPGSITRFFLLLIIVLLVTMGVMVQSAVNAWLKDKSYQIVDITHAIHKRVDTWRYVTWQIYDNIAATTTPSTGEGLQETRLKQDVYYLEKPRRKTEALIFGSHDSATLEMTQRMSTYLDTLWGAENVPWSMYYLNGQDNSLILISTLPLKDLSSGFKESTIGNIVDSRRAEMLQQANALDERESFSSLRKLAWQNGHYFTLRTTFNQPGHLATVVAFDLPINDLIPPGMPLDSFRIEPDATQATGRSSEKEAPDSVTISFNGSKIEISSALNSTGMRLIWQVPFGTLLLDTLQNILLPLLLNIGLLALALFGYATFRHQPGRSTESTSGNAANNELRVLRAINEEIVSLLPLGLLVYDQEGNRTVISNKIADHLLPHLNLQNITSMAEQHQGVIQATINNELYEIRLFRSQIAPRTQIFIIRDQDREVLVNKKLKQAQRLYEKNQQGRAAFMQNISNTLKEPVRQLAVNAAAVTTPESLKLADQADVLVRMIDEIQLANMLENDAWKSEATLFSLQDLIDEVVPEVLPAIKRKGLQLLINNHLSGNDERWGDRDALRRILLLLIQYAVTTTAMGKITLEVEQDESIAERLTFRILDTGEGVTLNEIDNLHFPYMNETQGDRYGKANPLTFWLCNQLARKLGGHLNIKARETLGTRYTVHVKMLPHDQHTQVEERLLDDVSVMVDVTSNEVRAIVLRQLENWGATCITPDERQISQEYDLFLTDNPSNLTASGLLLSDDESGVRKIGPGQLRVNFNMSNAMQEAVLQLIEEQLAQEEIPASPLGGDENAELHASGYYALFVDTVPDDVKRLYTEAATSDFAALAQTAHRLKGVFAMLNLVPGKQLCETLEHLIREKDAPGIEKYISDIDAYVKSLL, encoded by the coding sequence ATGAGTCAGTCTGACACAACGGTCTCTACCCGATTCTCCCTTCTACCGGGAAGCATTACCCGTTTCTTCTTATTGCTGATCATTGTGCTGCTGGTAACGATGGGCGTTATGGTACAGAGCGCCGTCAACGCCTGGTTGAAAGACAAAAGCTATCAAATTGTCGATATCACCCACGCTATTCATAAACGCGTGGATACCTGGCGGTATGTTACCTGGCAAATTTATGACAACATCGCCGCGACCACTACGCCATCGACAGGTGAAGGACTTCAGGAAACGCGTCTGAAGCAGGATGTGTATTATCTTGAAAAGCCGCGACGTAAAACTGAAGCGCTGATTTTCGGTTCCCATGACAGCGCCACGCTGGAAATGACGCAGCGTATGTCAACTTATCTGGATACGCTGTGGGGCGCGGAAAACGTGCCGTGGTCCATGTATTACCTCAACGGACAGGATAACAGCCTGATTCTTATCTCTACCCTACCGTTGAAAGATCTCTCTTCCGGCTTTAAAGAGTCCACTATTGGCAATATCGTCGATTCCCGCCGGGCAGAGATGTTGCAGCAGGCGAATGCGCTGGATGAGCGCGAAAGTTTCTCCTCATTGCGAAAACTGGCCTGGCAAAACGGTCACTATTTTACGCTGCGCACGACCTTCAATCAGCCAGGACATCTGGCAACCGTGGTGGCGTTTGATCTGCCCATTAATGATTTAATCCCGCCGGGAATGCCGCTGGACAGTTTTCGGATAGAGCCTGACGCAACCCAAGCGACGGGGCGAAGCAGTGAAAAGGAAGCGCCTGATAGCGTCACGATTAGCTTTAACGGTTCAAAAATTGAGATCTCCTCAGCGCTTAACTCTACCGGAATGCGCCTGATCTGGCAGGTACCGTTCGGTACGCTTTTGCTTGATACGTTGCAAAATATTTTGCTGCCTTTACTGCTGAACATCGGGCTGCTGGCGTTGGCGTTATTTGGCTACGCCACGTTCCGTCATCAGCCGGGACGGTCGACGGAATCGACATCCGGCAACGCGGCGAATAATGAGCTTCGCGTCTTACGCGCCATTAATGAAGAGATAGTTTCTCTGCTGCCGCTGGGTCTGCTGGTCTACGATCAGGAAGGCAACCGCACCGTGATCAGCAATAAAATCGCCGATCATCTGTTGCCGCATCTTAACCTGCAAAATATTACCAGCATGGCGGAACAGCATCAGGGCGTGATTCAGGCGACAATTAATAACGAACTGTATGAGATCCGTCTGTTTCGCAGCCAGATCGCTCCCCGCACGCAGATCTTTATTATTCGCGATCAGGACCGGGAAGTGCTGGTGAATAAGAAGCTTAAACAGGCGCAGCGTTTGTATGAGAAGAATCAGCAGGGCCGCGCCGCCTTTATGCAAAATATCAGCAACACGCTTAAAGAGCCCGTACGCCAACTGGCGGTTAACGCCGCAGCAGTCACCACGCCGGAAAGCCTGAAACTGGCGGATCAGGCGGATGTATTGGTACGTATGATCGATGAAATCCAACTGGCGAATATGCTGGAAAATGACGCATGGAAGAGCGAAGCCACGCTGTTCTCCCTGCAGGATCTTATTGACGAAGTCGTGCCGGAAGTGCTGCCCGCCATTAAGCGTAAAGGGCTGCAACTGCTGATTAATAACCATCTTAGCGGCAACGATGAACGCTGGGGCGATCGTGACGCCCTGCGCCGGATTTTGCTGCTGTTGATTCAGTATGCCGTCACAACGACCGCTATGGGTAAAATTACGCTTGAAGTCGAGCAGGATGAATCTATCGCGGAGCGTCTGACTTTCCGTATTCTGGATACGGGCGAAGGTGTAACGTTAAACGAGATTGATAATCTGCATTTCCCGTATATGAATGAAACGCAGGGCGATCGTTACGGCAAAGCGAATCCGCTCACCTTCTGGCTGTGCAATCAACTGGCGCGCAAACTGGGCGGTCATCTCAACATTAAAGCGCGAGAAACGCTGGGCACGCGCTATACCGTTCATGTCAAAATGCTTCCTCACGATCAGCATACTCAGGTCGAAGAGCGCCTGCTGGACGACGTGAGCGTGATGGTCGATGTGACGTCCAACGAGGTTCGCGCGATTGTGCTGCGTCAGTTAGAAAACTGGGGCGCCACCTGCATCACGCCGGATGAAAGGCAGATAAGTCAAGAATATGATCTCTTTTTAACGGATAATCCGTCTAATCTTACTGCCTCGGGCTTGCTTTTAAGCGATGATGAGTCAGGCGTGCGGAAAATTGGCCCGGGTCAGTTGCGCGTCAACTTTAATATGAGCAATGCTATGCAGGAAGCTGTACTACAACTTATCGAAGAGCAGCTGGCGCAGGAAGAGATTCCCGCCTCCCCGCTCGGCGGAGATGAAAATGCCGAGCTTCATGCCAGCGGCTATTATGCGCTATTTGTAGACACAGTACCGGATGATGTTAAGAGGTTGTATACTGAGGCGGCAACCAGCGATTTCGCTGCGCTGGCCCAAACGGCCCACCGCCTGAAAGGGGTGTTTGCCATGCTTAATCTGGTACCCGGCAAGCAGTTATGTGAAACGCTGGAACATCTGATTCGTGAGAAAGATGCTCCAGGTATAGAAAAATATATCAGCGACATTGACGCCTACGTCAAAAGCTTGCTGTAG
- the gyrA gene encoding DNA gyrase, subunit A (type II topoisomerase; similar to E. coli DNA gyrase, subunit A, type II topoisomerase (AAC75291.1); Blastp hit to AAC75291.1 (875 aa), 91% identity in aa 1 - 875) yields the protein MSDLAREITPVNIEEELKSSYLDYAMSVIVGRALPDVRDGLKPVHRRVLYAMNVLGNDWNKAYKKSARVVGDVIGKYHPHGDSAVYDTIVRMAQPFSLRYMLVDGQGNFGSIDGDSAAAMRYTEIRLAKIAHELMADLEKETVDFVDNYDGTEKIPDVMPTKIPNLLVNGSSGIAVGMATNIPPHNLTEVINGCLAYIDNEDISIEGLMEHIPGPDFPTAAIINGRRGIEEAYRTGRGKVYIRARAEVEADAKTGRETIIVHEIPYQVNKARLIEKIAELVKDKRVEGISALRDESDKDGMRIVIEVKRDAVGEVVLNNLYSQTQLQVSFGINMVALHHGQPKIMNLKDIISAFVRHRREVVTRRTIFELRKARDRAHILEALAIALANIDPIIELIRRAPTPAEAKAALISRPWDLGNVAAMLERAGDDAARPEWLEPEFGVRDGQYYLTEQQAQAILDLRLQKLTGLEHEKLLDEYKELLEQIAELLHILGSADRLMEVIREEMELIRDQFGDERRTEITANSADINIEDLISQEDVVVTLSHQGYVKYQPLTDYEAQRRGGKGKSAARIKEEDFIDRLLVANTHDTILCFSSRGRLYWMKVYQLPEASRGARGRPIVNLLPLEANERITAILPVREYEEGVNVFMATASGTVKKTALTEFSRPRSAGIIAVNLNDGDELIGVDLTSGSDEVMLFSAAGKVVRFKEDAVRAMGRTATGVRGIKLAGDDKVVSLIIPRGEGAILTVTQNGYGKRTAADEYPTKSRATQGVISIKVTERNGSVVGAVQVDDCDQIMMITDAGTLVRTRVSEISVVGRNTQGVILIRTAEDENVVGLQRVAEPVDDEELDAIDGSVAEGDEDIAPEAESDDDVADDADE from the coding sequence ATGAGCGACCTTGCGAGAGAAATTACACCGGTCAACATTGAGGAGGAGCTGAAGAGCTCCTATCTGGATTATGCGATGTCGGTCATTGTTGGCCGTGCGCTGCCGGATGTCCGAGATGGCCTGAAGCCGGTACACCGTCGCGTACTTTACGCCATGAACGTATTGGGCAATGACTGGAACAAAGCCTATAAAAAATCTGCCCGTGTCGTTGGTGACGTAATCGGTAAATACCATCCCCACGGCGATTCCGCAGTGTATGACACCATCGTTCGTATGGCGCAGCCATTCTCGCTGCGTTACATGCTGGTGGATGGTCAGGGTAACTTCGGTTCTATTGACGGCGACTCCGCGGCGGCAATGCGTTATACGGAGATCCGTCTGGCGAAAATCGCCCACGAACTGATGGCCGATCTCGAAAAAGAGACGGTGGATTTCGTGGATAACTATGACGGTACGGAAAAAATTCCGGACGTCATGCCGACCAAAATTCCGAATCTGCTGGTGAACGGTTCTTCCGGTATCGCAGTAGGTATGGCGACGAATATCCCGCCGCACAACCTGACGGAAGTGATTAACGGCTGCCTGGCGTATATCGACAACGAAGACATCAGCATTGAAGGGCTGATGGAACATATTCCGGGGCCGGACTTCCCGACCGCCGCGATCATCAACGGTCGTCGTGGTATCGAAGAAGCCTACCGCACCGGTCGTGGCAAAGTGTACATTCGCGCCCGCGCGGAAGTTGAAGCTGACGCCAAAACGGGCCGTGAAACCATCATCGTCCATGAAATTCCCTATCAGGTGAACAAAGCGCGCCTGATCGAGAAAATCGCCGAGCTGGTGAAAGATAAACGCGTGGAAGGCATCAGCGCGCTGCGTGACGAATCCGACAAAGACGGGATGCGCATCGTGATTGAAGTGAAACGCGATGCGGTGGGCGAGGTGGTGCTTAATAATCTCTACTCCCAGACCCAGCTACAGGTTTCCTTCGGTATTAACATGGTGGCGCTGCATCACGGCCAGCCGAAGATCATGAACCTGAAAGATATCATTTCAGCGTTCGTGCGCCACCGCCGTGAAGTGGTGACGCGTCGGACTATTTTTGAACTGCGTAAAGCCCGTGACCGTGCGCATATCCTTGAAGCTCTGGCGATTGCGCTGGCCAACATCGACCCGATTATCGAACTGATTCGCCGCGCGCCAACGCCGGCGGAAGCAAAAGCGGCGCTGATTTCGCGTCCGTGGGATCTGGGCAACGTTGCTGCGATGCTGGAGCGCGCTGGTGATGACGCCGCGCGTCCGGAATGGCTGGAGCCAGAATTTGGCGTGCGTGACGGTCAGTACTACCTGACTGAACAGCAGGCGCAGGCGATTCTGGATCTGCGTTTGCAGAAACTGACCGGCCTGGAGCATGAAAAACTGCTCGACGAATACAAAGAGCTGCTGGAGCAGATTGCTGAATTGCTGCACATTCTGGGCAGCGCCGATCGCCTGATGGAAGTGATCCGCGAAGAGATGGAGTTAATTCGCGATCAGTTCGGCGATGAGCGTCGTACCGAAATCACCGCCAACAGCGCCGATATTAATATCGAAGATCTGATTAGCCAGGAAGATGTTGTCGTGACGCTGTCTCACCAGGGTTACGTCAAATATCAACCGCTGACAGATTACGAAGCGCAACGTCGTGGTGGGAAAGGTAAATCTGCCGCGCGTATTAAAGAAGAAGACTTTATCGACCGCCTGCTGGTGGCTAACACCCATGACACCATCCTCTGCTTCTCCAGCCGGGGCCGTCTGTACTGGATGAAGGTCTATCAGCTGCCGGAAGCCAGCCGCGGCGCGCGCGGTCGTCCGATCGTCAACCTGCTGCCGCTGGAAGCCAACGAACGTATCACCGCGATTCTGCCGGTTCGTGAGTATGAAGAAGGCGTCAACGTCTTTATGGCGACCGCCAGCGGTACCGTGAAGAAAACGGCGCTGACCGAATTCAGCCGTCCGCGTTCCGCCGGTATTATCGCGGTGAACCTCAACGACGGCGACGAGCTGATTGGCGTTGACCTGACTTCTGGTTCTGACGAAGTCATGCTGTTCTCGGCCGCGGGTAAAGTGGTGCGCTTCAAAGAAGACGCCGTCCGTGCGATGGGGCGTACCGCGACCGGTGTGCGCGGTATTAAGCTGGCGGGAGACGATAAAGTCGTCTCTCTGATCATCCCACGCGGCGAAGGCGCTATTCTGACCGTAACGCAAAACGGCTACGGGAAGCGTACCGCAGCGGACGAGTACCCGACCAAGTCTCGTGCGACGCAGGGCGTTATCTCTATCAAAGTGACCGAGCGCAACGGTTCCGTTGTCGGTGCGGTACAGGTAGACGATTGCGACCAGATCATGATGATCACGGATGCCGGTACTCTGGTGCGTACCCGTGTGTCCGAGATCAGCGTAGTGGGACGTAATACCCAGGGCGTTATCCTTATCCGCACGGCGGAAGATGAAAACGTGGTGGGTCTGCAACGCGTTGCTGAACCGGTAGATGACGAAGAACTCGACGCTATCGACGGCAGCGTGGCGGAAGGGGATGAGGATATCGCCCCGGAAGCGGAAAGCGATGACGACGTTGCGGATGACGCTGACGAGTAA
- the rcsB gene encoding LuxR/UhpA family response regulator in two-component regulatory system with RcsC (positive regulator; similar to E. coli positive response regulator for colanic capsule biosynthesis, (sensor, RcsC) (AAC75277.1); Blastp hit to AAC75277.1 (216 aa), 99% identity in aa 1 - 216), which translates to MNNMNVIIADDHPIVLFGIRKSLEQIEWVNVVGEFEDSTALINNLPKLDAHVLITDLSMPGDKYGDGITLIKYIKRHFPSLSIIVLTMNNNPAILSAVLDLDIEGIVLKQGAPTDLPKALAALQKGKKFTPESVSRLLEKISAGGYGDKRLSPKESEVLRLFAEGFLVTEIAKKLNRSIKTISSQKKSAMMKLGVENDIALLNYLSSVTLSPTDKE; encoded by the coding sequence ATGAACAATATGAACGTAATTATTGCCGATGACCACCCGATTGTACTGTTCGGTATTCGCAAATCACTTGAACAAATCGAGTGGGTGAATGTTGTCGGCGAATTTGAAGATTCCACAGCATTGATCAACAACCTGCCGAAATTAGATGCGCATGTGTTGATCACTGACCTCTCCATGCCGGGAGATAAATACGGCGATGGGATCACCTTGATCAAGTACATCAAGCGTCATTTTCCGAGCCTGTCTATTATCGTTCTGACCATGAACAACAACCCGGCGATCCTGAGCGCCGTGTTGGATCTTGATATTGAAGGGATCGTACTCAAACAGGGTGCGCCAACCGATCTGCCTAAGGCGCTGGCCGCGCTGCAAAAAGGCAAAAAATTCACCCCAGAAAGCGTTTCTCGTCTGCTGGAGAAAATCAGCGCAGGCGGTTACGGCGATAAGCGTCTGTCGCCAAAAGAGAGCGAAGTATTACGCCTGTTCGCCGAGGGTTTCCTGGTCACCGAAATCGCCAAGAAGCTCAACCGCAGCATTAAGACCATCAGCAGCCAGAAGAAATCGGCGATGATGAAACTGGGCGTAGAGAATGATATCGCGCTGCTCAACTATCTCTCTTCTGTCACCCTGAGTCCGACAGACAAAGAATAA